Proteins encoded within one genomic window of Macrotis lagotis isolate mMagLag1 chromosome 3, bilby.v1.9.chrom.fasta, whole genome shotgun sequence:
- the LOC141516128 gene encoding LOW QUALITY PROTEIN: WD repeat, SAM and U-box domain-containing protein 1-like (The sequence of the model RefSeq protein was modified relative to this genomic sequence to represent the inferred CDS: inserted 1 base in 1 codon) has product MLTLIHTLADHGDDVNYCAFSSSLLATCSLDKTIHLYSLNGFNELPYSPLKCHTYAVHCCCFSPSGHILASCSTDSTTVLWNTQTGHILAMLNQPSGNPVRVCRFSPDSTYLVSGAADGTVVSWNMQTYKLFRCGSVKDGSLVACAFSPNGSIFVTGSSCRDLTVWDDKMRCLHSEKAHDLGITCCDFSSQPISDGEHGPRLFRMASCGQDCQIKLWVTTLTDFLGFELKYKCTLSGHSAPVLSCAFSYDGQMLVSGSVDKSVIVYEPNTGSILHTLTQHTRYVTTCXFAPNILLLATGSMDKTVNIWQFELKAHCQGSPEDEPKQFIEDWSEEEVSVWLCAQGLNDLVSIFKMNNIDGRELLNLTKESLANDLKIESLGLRSKVLRKIEELKTKVESLSSGIPDEFLCPITRELMKEPVIASDGYSYEKEAIENWISKKKCTSPMTNLVLPSLILTPNRTLKMAIDRWLETHQK; this is encoded by the exons ATGTTGACACTAATTCATACACTAGCAGATCATGGTGATGATGTCAACTACTgtgccttttcttcttcccttttggCTACCTGCTCCTTGGACAAGACAATTCATCTCTATTCATTAAATGGCTTTAATGAACTCCCATATTCTCCACTAAAGTGTCACACATATGCTGTCCATTGCTGCTGTTTTTCACCCTCAGGACACATTTTAGCTTCCTGTTCAACAGATAGTACAACTGTCTTATGGAATACTCAAACTGGACACATTTTGGCAATGTTGAATCAGCCCAGTGGCAACCCTGTAAGGGTGTGCAGATTTTCTCCAGATTCTACATACTTGGTGTCAGGAGCTGCTGATGGCACTGTAGTCTCTTGGAATATGCAGACATACAAGTTGTTTAGATGTGGTAGTGTTAAAGATGGTTCCTTGGTGGCCTGTGCATTTTCTCCTAATGGAAGCATCTTTGTCACAGGATCATCATGTAGAGACTTAACAGTCTGGGATGATAAAATGAGGTGTTTACATAGTGAAAAAGCACATGACCTTGGAATCACCTGCTGTGATTTTTCTTCACAGCCAATTTCTGATGGTGAGCATGGTCCCCGATTATTCCGAATGGCATCATGTGGTCAAGACTGCCAGATCAAACTTTGGGTTACTACACTTACAGATTTCTTAGGTTTTGAATTGAAGTATAAATGTACACTGAGTGGACACTCTGCTCCAGTTCTATCTTGTGCTTTTTCTTATGATGGTCAGATGTTAGTTTCAGGATCTGTGGACAAATCTGTGATTGTATATGAACCTAATACTGGGAGCATTCTTCACACTTTGACTCAGCATACCAGGTATGTTACAACCT GCTTTGCACCCAATATTCTCTTACTTGCCACTGGATCAATGGACAAAACAGTGAACATCTGGCAATTTGAGCTGAAAGCACATTGTCAAGGTAGTCCAGAAGATGAACCAAAGCAATTTATTGAAGATTGGTCAGAAGAAGAAGTTTCAGTGTGGCTTTGTGCACAAGGTTTAAATGACCTTGTTAGTATTTTCAAGATGAATAATATTGATGGCAGAGAACTGTTGAATCTTACAAAAGAAAGTCTGGCTAATGACTTAAAAATTGAGTCCCTTGGTCTACGAAGTAAAGTattgaggaaaatagaagagTTGAAAACAAAGGTGGAATCCCTTTCTTCTGGGATTCCAGATGAATTCCTATGTCCAATCACTAGAGAACTAATGAAAGAGCCTGTCATTGCATCTGATGGATATTCCTATGAAAAAGAAGCAATAGAAAATTGGATCAGCAAGAAGAAATGTACAAGTCCTATGACTAATCTGGTTCTTCCTTCACTGATACTGACACCAAATAGGACTCTGAAAATGGCCATTGATCGATGGCTAGAGACTCATCAGAAATGA